The sequence below is a genomic window from Photobacterium atrarenae.
TTCACCGGCCAAAAAGGCACGGTCAAGCCAGCAGAAAGCGAGCAGCAGATTGACGGCGGCTGCATAGAAGCCGAACGGATCGCGAGCCTGGCACGCTTGGGCAAAGGCCGGTAACCAGTTGAGCAACATGGTGTCGAGAAATTGTTGCTGCGCCTGCATCAGCGGTTCGGCCGCTTGCTCACTGTTTTGCTGATTGGCGAGGATAATGAGGTTGCCCATGAAATCCAGTTCGACGGCAAGATGATCCGCCGGTTCGTTGAACTCCTTACGCTGGGCAATCTCGTAGCGCGTTAACCATTGATTCATGTCCTGGGCTGGCTGGTCATTGAGCAGGCCGCTCTCGCCGACATAGACGGACGCATAAGGCAGGGCGCCGGTTTTCGGTGTGCTGAGAAACAGGCCACAGAAGTCTGCTGCCAGCTCTAGCTGTGCATCGGCACGGTTTTCCAGCCGTTGCAGGGCGTTCTGGAAATCTTGCGCTGG
It includes:
- the torD gene encoding molecular chaperone TorD produces the protein MQEIIAFNEQRAEIYWWMSSLLSRELTAEDLSHYHSGEILTFLSGLAMTPELKQPAQDFQNALQRLENRADAQLELAADFCGLFLSTPKTGALPYASVYVGESGLLNDQPAQDMNQWLTRYEIAQRKEFNEPADHLAVELDFMGNLIILANQQNSEQAAEPLMQAQQQFLDTMLLNWLPAFAQACQARDPFGFYAAAVNLLLAFCWLDRAFLAGEGEAQES